Proteins encoded in a region of the Elaeis guineensis isolate ETL-2024a chromosome 7, EG11, whole genome shotgun sequence genome:
- the LOC105048201 gene encoding plastidial pyruvate kinase 4, chloroplastic isoform X1 has protein sequence MKLPAVSFHSIFGHGSLPNHAICKVHFADLTSSKPNVQFSPSTLRVPLNSAVSGHYHIRIQGISKEHQREYIKVFAKLPENDDSESNSRKTYEDMLDAVTQKSESDLRSEKSSLGSTESSSHAEEVSNCLSFPRQELSQYLFDSDVYLHKLRAVNLHVLASEQWNASHLKTCHRTYLASATNLIHYLALHCLDVDQLKEDLCSVGLLNLKYANTNVLASITASIQLLENLKPDSSYKRTWPMDMRNYLTLQEGEKVVDLGISAMRKRASMHAAALFGHLQEKKNAHIMVTVGREAIANEMLLGDLLKAGANIIRINCAHDDPSVWSEIIRLAKHSSQMLEKPCRILMDLAGPKLRTGPLKTGPDVMKISPKRTAQGDVISPAQVWLSRTGCSPPPHLSLDATLFVDGDRFFKELDVGDVLKFIDVRGKQRSLTISKKFSVFSGCGYVAESLKTAYLESGTKLCIQKKRGKVSIGEVVNVPAIQHFIRLRVGDLLTITRDPRLYLEEIDATAYGAPRITCDSGRLFDSVKPGDPIAFDDGKIWGVVKGTSINEIVVSITQASPKGSKLGAEKSINIPKSDMHFEGLTSKDLVDLDFIATNADMVGISFLRNVCDMVIVLQEVEKQNLQGLGIVMKIETRDAFENLPLLLLQAMQSPNPLGVMIARGDLAVECGWDQMASIQEQILSICSAAHVPVIWATQVLESLAKSGIPARSEITDVASGMRASCIMLNKGKYIVEAVAMLNSILHNCTAKKNVKTLLKPLFP, from the exons ATGAAGTTACCTGCAGTTTCATTCCACTCGATTTTCGGTCATGGATCCCTTCCAAATCAT GCAATATGTAAAGTTCATTTTGCAGATTTGACATCTTCTAAACCAAATGTACAGTTTTCTCCATCAACACTTAGAGTTCCTTTAAACAGTGCAGTTTCTGGACATTACCATATCCGAATTCAGGGGATATCAAAGGAACACCAAAGGGAGTATATTAAAGTTTTTGCCAAGCTACCAGAAAATGATGACTCTGAAAGCAACAGTAGAAAAACTTATGAAGATATGCTTGATGCTGTTACACAGAAATCGGaaagtgatcttaggtctgagaaATCATCTTTAGGATCAACTGAATCAAGTTCTCATGCTGAAGAGGTCTCAAACTGTCTGTCCTTTCCTAGGCAAGAGCTTTCACAGTATCTGTTTGACTCTGACGTTTACCTTCACAAATTAAGGGCTGTGAACTTGCATGTGTTGGCATCAGAGCAATGGAATGCTTCTCATCTGAAAACATGCCACAG AACCTACTTGGCGAGTGCAACAAACTTGATTCATTATTTGGCATTACACTGCCTTGATGTAGACCAACTTAAAGAAGACCTTTGTTCGGTAggtcttttgaatttgaaatatgCAAATACCAATGTTCTTGCAAGCATTACAGCCAGTATTCAGCTGTTGGAAAACCTGAAACCTGATTCTTCTTACAAGAGAACATGGCCTATGGACATGAGAAATTATCTCACTCTCCAGGAGGGTGAAAAGGTAGTGGATTTAGGCATAAGTGCCATGAGGAAGAGGGCATCCATGCATGCAGCAGCACTATTTGGACATCTTCAAGAGAAGAAAAATGCCCATATAATGGTAACAGTTGGTAGAGAAGCGATCGCCAATGAAATGCTTCTTGGCGATCTTCTTAAAGCAGGAGCAAATATTATACGGATTAATTGCGCACATGATGATCCCAGTGTTTGGAGTGAGATCATCAGACTTGCAAAACACAGCTCACAGATGTTGGAAAAACCATGTCGAATTCTTATGGATTTAGCTGGACCTAAGCTGAGGACAGGACCGCTGAAGACTGGCCCAGACGTGATGAAAATATCTCCGAAAAGGACTGCTCAGGGTGATGTGATTTCCCCAGCTCAAGTTTGGTTATCTCGTACAGGATGTAGCCCTCCTCCTCACCTATCGCTGGATGCTACCCTGTTTGTAGATGGTGACCGATTTTTTAAGGAACTTGACGTCGGTGATGTCCTAAAATTTATTGATGTTAGAGGAAAACAGAGATCATTGacaatttctaaaaaattttctgTTTTCAGCGGTTGTGGCTATGTTGCAGAGTCTTTGAAGACTGCTTATCTTGAATCAGGCACCAAATTATGCATTCAGAAGAAAAGGGGTAAGGTTTCTATTGGAGAAGTGGTGAACGTACCAGCCATTCAGCACTTTATTAGACTGAGGGTGGGAGATCTGCTAACTATTACTAGAGACCCCAGATTATATTTGGAAGAAATAGATGCTACAGCATATGGTGCTCCAAGGATAACATGCGATTCTGGTCGTCTTTTTGACTCTGTCAAGCCTGGGGACCCCATTGCATTTGATGATGGAAAGATTTGGGGAGTTGTCAAAGGAACAAGTATCAATGAGATTGTGGTTTCGATCACTCAAGCTAGTCCAAAGGGTTCAAAACTTGGTGCTGAGAAATCCATCAACATTCCCAAGAGTGACATGCATTTTGAAGGCCTTACTTCAAAAGATCTTGTAGATCTTGATTTTATTGCTACTAATGCTGATATGGTAGGCATTTCATTCCTTAGGAATGTGTGTGATATGGTTATTGTTCTGCAAGAAGTGGAGAAGCAAAATCTACAAGGGCTGGgaattgtgatgaaaatagaaaccCGTGATGCCTTTGAAAATCTACCTCTCTTGCTGCTTCAGGCAATGCAGTCCCCAAACCCCCTAGGTGTTATGATTGCTAGAGGAGATCTTGCAGTGGAGTGTGGATGGGATCAAATGGCCAGTATTCAGGAACAGATCTTATCCATCTGCAGTGCTGCACATGTGCCTGTTATTTGGGCAACCCAGGTTCTAGAATCGCTTGCAAAATCTGGCATTCCTGCTAGGTCAGAGATCACAGATGTGGCCAGTGGAATGAG
- the LOC105048201 gene encoding plastidial pyruvate kinase 4, chloroplastic isoform X2, giving the protein MDPFQIIAVSGHYHIRIQGISKEHQREYIKVFAKLPENDDSESNSRKTYEDMLDAVTQKSESDLRSEKSSLGSTESSSHAEEVSNCLSFPRQELSQYLFDSDVYLHKLRAVNLHVLASEQWNASHLKTCHRTYLASATNLIHYLALHCLDVDQLKEDLCSVGLLNLKYANTNVLASITASIQLLENLKPDSSYKRTWPMDMRNYLTLQEGEKVVDLGISAMRKRASMHAAALFGHLQEKKNAHIMVTVGREAIANEMLLGDLLKAGANIIRINCAHDDPSVWSEIIRLAKHSSQMLEKPCRILMDLAGPKLRTGPLKTGPDVMKISPKRTAQGDVISPAQVWLSRTGCSPPPHLSLDATLFVDGDRFFKELDVGDVLKFIDVRGKQRSLTISKKFSVFSGCGYVAESLKTAYLESGTKLCIQKKRGKVSIGEVVNVPAIQHFIRLRVGDLLTITRDPRLYLEEIDATAYGAPRITCDSGRLFDSVKPGDPIAFDDGKIWGVVKGTSINEIVVSITQASPKGSKLGAEKSINIPKSDMHFEGLTSKDLVDLDFIATNADMVGISFLRNVCDMVIVLQEVEKQNLQGLGIVMKIETRDAFENLPLLLLQAMQSPNPLGVMIARGDLAVECGWDQMASIQEQILSICSAAHVPVIWATQVLESLAKSGIPARSEITDVASGMRASCIMLNKGKYIVEAVAMLNSILHNCTAKKNVKTLLKPLFP; this is encoded by the exons ATGGATCCCTTCCAAATCAT TGCAGTTTCTGGACATTACCATATCCGAATTCAGGGGATATCAAAGGAACACCAAAGGGAGTATATTAAAGTTTTTGCCAAGCTACCAGAAAATGATGACTCTGAAAGCAACAGTAGAAAAACTTATGAAGATATGCTTGATGCTGTTACACAGAAATCGGaaagtgatcttaggtctgagaaATCATCTTTAGGATCAACTGAATCAAGTTCTCATGCTGAAGAGGTCTCAAACTGTCTGTCCTTTCCTAGGCAAGAGCTTTCACAGTATCTGTTTGACTCTGACGTTTACCTTCACAAATTAAGGGCTGTGAACTTGCATGTGTTGGCATCAGAGCAATGGAATGCTTCTCATCTGAAAACATGCCACAG AACCTACTTGGCGAGTGCAACAAACTTGATTCATTATTTGGCATTACACTGCCTTGATGTAGACCAACTTAAAGAAGACCTTTGTTCGGTAggtcttttgaatttgaaatatgCAAATACCAATGTTCTTGCAAGCATTACAGCCAGTATTCAGCTGTTGGAAAACCTGAAACCTGATTCTTCTTACAAGAGAACATGGCCTATGGACATGAGAAATTATCTCACTCTCCAGGAGGGTGAAAAGGTAGTGGATTTAGGCATAAGTGCCATGAGGAAGAGGGCATCCATGCATGCAGCAGCACTATTTGGACATCTTCAAGAGAAGAAAAATGCCCATATAATGGTAACAGTTGGTAGAGAAGCGATCGCCAATGAAATGCTTCTTGGCGATCTTCTTAAAGCAGGAGCAAATATTATACGGATTAATTGCGCACATGATGATCCCAGTGTTTGGAGTGAGATCATCAGACTTGCAAAACACAGCTCACAGATGTTGGAAAAACCATGTCGAATTCTTATGGATTTAGCTGGACCTAAGCTGAGGACAGGACCGCTGAAGACTGGCCCAGACGTGATGAAAATATCTCCGAAAAGGACTGCTCAGGGTGATGTGATTTCCCCAGCTCAAGTTTGGTTATCTCGTACAGGATGTAGCCCTCCTCCTCACCTATCGCTGGATGCTACCCTGTTTGTAGATGGTGACCGATTTTTTAAGGAACTTGACGTCGGTGATGTCCTAAAATTTATTGATGTTAGAGGAAAACAGAGATCATTGacaatttctaaaaaattttctgTTTTCAGCGGTTGTGGCTATGTTGCAGAGTCTTTGAAGACTGCTTATCTTGAATCAGGCACCAAATTATGCATTCAGAAGAAAAGGGGTAAGGTTTCTATTGGAGAAGTGGTGAACGTACCAGCCATTCAGCACTTTATTAGACTGAGGGTGGGAGATCTGCTAACTATTACTAGAGACCCCAGATTATATTTGGAAGAAATAGATGCTACAGCATATGGTGCTCCAAGGATAACATGCGATTCTGGTCGTCTTTTTGACTCTGTCAAGCCTGGGGACCCCATTGCATTTGATGATGGAAAGATTTGGGGAGTTGTCAAAGGAACAAGTATCAATGAGATTGTGGTTTCGATCACTCAAGCTAGTCCAAAGGGTTCAAAACTTGGTGCTGAGAAATCCATCAACATTCCCAAGAGTGACATGCATTTTGAAGGCCTTACTTCAAAAGATCTTGTAGATCTTGATTTTATTGCTACTAATGCTGATATGGTAGGCATTTCATTCCTTAGGAATGTGTGTGATATGGTTATTGTTCTGCAAGAAGTGGAGAAGCAAAATCTACAAGGGCTGGgaattgtgatgaaaatagaaaccCGTGATGCCTTTGAAAATCTACCTCTCTTGCTGCTTCAGGCAATGCAGTCCCCAAACCCCCTAGGTGTTATGATTGCTAGAGGAGATCTTGCAGTGGAGTGTGGATGGGATCAAATGGCCAGTATTCAGGAACAGATCTTATCCATCTGCAGTGCTGCACATGTGCCTGTTATTTGGGCAACCCAGGTTCTAGAATCGCTTGCAAAATCTGGCATTCCTGCTAGGTCAGAGATCACAGATGTGGCCAGTGGAATGAG